The Sminthopsis crassicaudata isolate SCR6 chromosome 5, ASM4859323v1, whole genome shotgun sequence genome contains the following window.
TTATTTATGATATGGCAATGGGTGTGGCACTACTTCTGTTCCCAATTTGAAATAAGCTGAATCCAGGGCTGTGGATAGGTTTAGTCCTCTCACTTTCACACTGATCCTATTTCCTAAGAAGGAAGGTTTGGTAAAGTAGGGAAGCCCTATCTATCCCTGGATAAAGAAGGGTTAAGTGAGATGCAGCATTAGCCACACTAACCCTAAACCTCCAAGAAAGAAATTGCTCCTAAGAATAATACCAATGTTCACTTTGCTCAGAGGACATGAGCCCTTCCACATCACTGCAGGTGTATACACTCATGACAAATTTAATTGGTTTGGAAAGGCATAAAGTTAATGCTTTTTGAAGCATTACCAATTGAAGGAAATACCGGTCAAGGGTGAGAAACAGGACTATGGTTCCACAAACCCCTGAAGTCAGCCAGCCAGCATTTTGCCTGGTATGGCACCGACAGGGCTCTGAAGCACCAGACAAGAGAAAGTGAATAATCTTAGTGTGTCAGGTACCCAGATGAGAGAGAATCAGACCCCATTGCCTTGCAACTCTCACCCTACCTCTGGTCTTTCTGCAGTACACAGGTCTGAAGGATTACTGACCTCAAAAGGAAGCCGTTTCAAAAGCAGGGAAGAATTCTCCCTTGGCCAGGTTCTGACATTAGCTGTCTAATCCCACCCTTGAAATGAGGAACCCTCAATAGAATAGATTGAAAGTCCCTTAAAACAGGCATTACTCTCTCACACTATAGCCCCTATCTGGGTCAAgttctcccctctttctttacCAAGGCATTAGCACCCATAATGGAAGTAAGCAAGCAGCCTCCTGGACATACTTTCCAGTGGTTCCTGGACTTTAAGTGCCCAGCTCCAAACAGTCTTTACCTAGCCAGACTTTTCCTGTGCTTGAAACTCTTCCAATTATGAAACCAAGTACTTCTTGACAAGGTGAGTTCCTAGggctttaaaataaagaaatcatgataaaaaaaaatttccctgcaCATTAACCCATAAAGGACTTGTTCCACCAAGGACATGCTGATAAGCCTGGTAAAAAGGATGTGGTCCTCCGAGGGCTGCATCTCCCTGAGTTCTTAGGAGCAGGGCTCTGGTCAGCCTGCAGTTTAGTACCCACAAGGAATTTTCAAGATGGTATCTCTGTAGAAAACTTGTCCCATGATCTTTGCCTTTTCCCAAAAAGTTGGTTAGATGGTTCTCTGAGGTAGCTCCTGATTTTCCTGCTCTTGAAAAATCGTTTCTTCATTGGGACAGTTCTGGGGTCTCTTGGATGCTGTGAGACATCTAAGTCCATGAGCTGAGTCTCTGACATAATCTTGTGGTATCTTGACAGGCTTCCCATAAGATTGCATGGCTGGCTCCTGGTCCATTATCTCCTCAACATAAAGACTTCCCACGCTCTCATTCCTGAGCTCAGCACCTGATGGAGAAGAAGAATCTGTAACTGACCAGAAAGGTAAAGTGAAGAAGAAAACTACCTTCCCCTTCTTCCATGAGACCCAAAGTTGGTCTGGTAAAAACCACATTATGTAGACCCACTTCTTGCTCCAGAAAAGTCATCCTTTACTCCTGCTGCACTTCCTGTCATCACCAGTTAGCAACAGCATTTTATTACATTCCAtccaatattcttttctcttcatttcccacaTGTTCATCTTTTCTCCCTGAGAGTAAAAGTTCAATGAAAAGCAAGATTTTATCTTCTACTTCTGTATCCCCACAACACCTAAACACAGAACTGAGCTATAAGTTATATACTGTGGATAGATACATGCTTACTGAAGCCTAGTTCTCCCCCAGTTTATTTTGACAGCCCCCTTCATCtggcctctcctcctcccccacacCTCAATTCTTGagcttctcttcctcatttctagGGTCATCAAAATGGAGTCTCTGAAGCTATTCCAGCTGGGAGTCTGAGGCTACTTACAGACAGAAATCAATTCTGGGGCCCAGCCCTATATAGGTTGTTAAAAgtcttggagaaaaaaagaggacaaTTGGAAAATAGTAGGGAAAGCAGGTTGCAACACTATTAGAGGAGGAAATAATTTTTCAGCCTTTAGTGGTACAGGCCATTAAAGAATCCCAGTGATAAGGTTAGTTGGCCCACAGAATTTTTCAGAAAATGAAGATTTGAGATATTGGgatcttgtctttctctttcttctactaCACTTACAAGTCCACCACACTGTCCGCATCCTCTTTTACTTACCTACCTGCATCATAGCGAGGAGGCACTTGGGCACAAGTGTAGACATGGCTGAAGCGGCGGCCTGAAGAAGTCAGGTACCAATGCTGTATGGCAGGCTGTGGGTCATACTCCGTGACTGCCACACCATTCACTGCTGTCATCATAAGCATGTTGATGACTTCATTGGAGAGCTTGGTTCTCTCCTCTGTCTTGATCCGATTCATGGCACTGAAACCCCGCTCACAGCAAGAAGTTGAGATGGGCACACAGATGACCACTGCCATCAGCTGGCTCAGCAGAGGGAAGCGGGAACGCTGAGAAAGGGCATTTTTGCATAGCATGGAGAAGGGAAGGTGCTTGGCAATGGTCTTTAAGCCTAGCCATTCATCTAGGAGGCCTTCTTTGCTGTAACCTGGTGGGAGGGAGAGCTCAAAATGTCTGGCTAGATTAAGTATTTCATTGTTCCCAAAGTTAACCAGTTCAATGCCATCTGGCCAGGCCATGGTGTCAAATACTTCCATGTTCTTGAGCTGGGCTGACTGATCAGTATCAAACCTTCTTTGGAGATATTCAATCCCAGTTAAAATCAtcttctctctgtctgcctgGAACCGCTGTTCAGCCATCTCCATCCTGTCTAAGAGAATGCCATGGAGCTGACCTTCCTTAAAACTGCTGTTAAACTCTTCCTCTTTGGGCCCTGCTTGGTGAAGGAGGGTTTCCAAAGCAATGTAAGCCCTCTCCAATGTGGAGTTTACCTCTGTGATCAATACAATCTCTTTCTGGCACACCTCAGACACAGGTCGGTAGATGCTTAAGAAGTCTAGAAGGAAGTGGCAGAACTTAATGAAATGAAAGCTTTTCATCAGCTTCAGCATGCCCTTAGCCCTGTGCCCAATCTGGCCCCCAGCTTCCGCCACACTCTGCAAGTGGCTGGCCAGGGCAGGCCAGCTCACAATCAGTGCATTCAGTGTCCGTCTTTTGCTTGCTACCCACCTGATAGCATTCAAGTCCTTTAGGCGAACAATTTCTTGTTCTAAGGCAGCTGCACCCACCTGTAACTCATTCAGTCTTTTGTTTGAAGACTGGTAAAACTTAAACACCGTCCGGATGTGCCGGTCACATTTCTTTACCAAGTCAATGCTTCCACAGGCATCTACTACCGCCAGGTGGAGACGGTGGGCTACACAATGGACAGGCAACAGCTGAGGGATGATTTCTTGGAACTTCTCTACTAAACCTCCCTTACAACTCAGCATGGCTGACCCATCAGTCCCCAGGCCTACTACCCACCCAGGTTTCCGAAATGGTATGTCCAGTTCATCCAGAGCAGAAATGATAGTTTCAAAATAGCCATCCACCGTCTCACTGTAAAGTGGGGCCAGTGTAATGTAGGACTCTTTCACTTCCATCTCTTTGAAGTATCTTATGTAAATCCCCACACAAGACTGATCTGATGAGTCTGTGGAGCTGTCCAATAGCACACTCATACAAGGGGAATGACGGATATCATCCAGGATCTCCTTTTTCAGTGTCTCAGAGATGTACTTAATGAACTGGGTACAAGCAGTACGGTTTCGATACTTGCCCAGTATCATGGTCCCTGTGCTCTGCAGAAGCTGCAGAACCTTCTCAAAGTCATTCAGTGGTCTTGAGTGGTAAGCAATGGAGTAGGCAGCATTAAAAAAGTGTTCCATGTTTGCCATTAAGTCACTAGAAATTTCTGGCACCACTGGGACAAGGGCAGCCCGGGGTGCATCTTCTTTGACCTCTGCTGTGTTAACACAAAGCTTATGAGCTTTGCTGACCTCATGGTATTTTAAAGTCTCCACTTTAAAAGGTCCTGTGTACCCTTTAACTAATCTGGAAGATCTGTCATGAAGGGAAGGGCGTTCTTTGCAAGCTGAGCAAAACAGCGTGGTCTCTTCAGGATCACTTATCAACCAAGAAAACTGCCCAAACCAAGATTTCTGGATTGACCGGGGTCggtaagtcttcttgactttccCAGTCATATCTCCTGTTTCAGTGTGGCCAGGACTGGGGCAAGAGTCACAAACTTCTGGAAGTCCTGCCTCTTCAGCAGAGACTGGTGTGTCAACATCCTTGGTGGTAACAAcagtcttcttttttcctttagaaaaaaaaaatgatgatatcAGTTTTGTTGTCCTGACTTGTACAAACTCAGAGAGGTCTCACCTTTTTCCTTAAGGACCTCTATGAGCTCAGAGACCCAAAACATCTGCCATGAAACCAGAGGAAAAAAGACTAACCAAGAAAAGGTGGACCCCTTCCTGGAGAATGTCCATGGCCGCAGACTTTTTTGATAGGCCTTCCATGACCTCTAAATATCCACTGAGTTCCCCAATCTATTCAGATTCTTCAGCCTGACACCCTCATTGCTTGCAGCTACACTGAGGCCAAGTGATTATCTGATACCAAACCCAAAAACAAGCAGCTAAGCAACAGTCACTGAGAATACTGGTAGCAAAACTGGCAACAACTCCACACTTCTGAGGAAACCAAGAAGAGAAGAGGCGCTTGCATTTGATCTCCTGGAGACCTGAAGAATCTTACTTATCAGAGGCAAAAAGGTCAAAAATTGCATTTCCCGCTCACCAAACCCAGAATTTTCACTAATAACTATAGTTGGCATTTAATGGTCACTTTAGAGTTGGCAAAGCCCTTCTTTTGTGTTATCTGATTTGATCATCATGACAATCAATCCTAGGAGATTGGGGAGTATTGTTTTCTCTGTTTTACAAATGTAAGAACTAAAGAGATTGCTAAATGattgtccaggatcacccagTTAGTCAAGTGCTCAAGGAAGCACAGAAGTCCTCCCACCTCCAAGGACGGCACTcgatccactgtgccacccaaaGTAGTTCCAGTTGTGATCCTGGGAAGATGTACATTTCTACAAATAGAGATCTGGGCCCTAAAAAAGTCTGGTAGTTTCCTGCCTACTTCTTCTCATCAGCTACAAGACCCCTTATAAAAGGTGTTTTGAGGACCCTTGTCTTCCACCCCAATTTCTCTTCACTGGACAAGTTTGAGCTCCTCCCCTCCTGCCTCATCCATTACAAGGTGCGAAGTGAGAGCTAAGGAAATATGATAGAAGCCTTGAGTGTGAACATCCAAGTCCCACCTTTTGGGCTCATTTGTTAAAGACTCACCTGGGGGTCGACCTTTCCCCCACTTTGGTCCATTGGGATCCTTGATCCAGGGGGCTGCCCTGCGTTCCAGCTTTGAAATCAGGTCTGGCTTGGCAGAAGCAGGTCCTATTCCAAGAACAGAAAATTCAACTTAGGTTATACTCACAAGTGGTTAATCTACTGGCTTATCTACAGCTCCTACACACACATCAAATACCTGAAATAATATTTGGCTTGAAAGCAAACTCAACAATGGCCATGTTTCCATTGCTAAGTACCCATGAAATTGGGTCAGAGTAGGCACTAAGAGCAAGAATAACtgcattttctaaaattctaagcAGTTCTCTATAAAAAAAATGAGGTAGCTAGGCCAGATATGAGTTCCTCCAGCCATGGAAACCATCAACCCTTTTAACTCCAATAACAACTAATAGCAGTATTTATAAGGGCCACTGGCAAGTTTAAGGCAAtaacacaagaaaagaaaaaaggggaagtgaaaggaaaaagcagaagagaaagggagaaaagaagagaaagaaagaaaagtaacagAACTATGTCATCAGTATCATAAATCCAAGATGGAAATGGGGATACAGCATTCAACAACCACTCAATCTAATGACTAAAAAAATGTCAGTGAACTAGGAAGCTTTCATTTGGCCATTTTCAAGGCTATTATTCCCTTGAgctatttttaagtttattttcttcagtaatgtTTTATAGCTTTTACTAAATtgataattctcttttcatatcttATTTGCAGAGTTCtcaattttttctgatttttttcatctacCACTCtcatttggttcttttttttaaagtttcttttaaaaaaataacttttctggGCTAGTGTTCAAGCTGCATTTCTTCTTTTAGGCACTGCTAATAAGTATTTTAAAGACTTCTCTTCTCTGTTGGTGTCTTGAGCTTCTCTATCATCCCGGTAACTTTTAATggttggattttttgtttgtttgctcattcttccagtcaaaaaagaaaaagctgtcTGGTCTGGACTTTGTCTTTTCATACCCTTCCATTGCTTTAACAACTCAATATAGGAGCATGCAAATTTTTAATATTCCCAAAGTAGTATAATCTAggtaagcagctaggtggtataatgaatagagcaccaagcTTGGTAACAGGAATACTCATTCTCatttgttcaaatccagcctcaaacattttatttgcctcagttttctcatctgtaaaattatgtggagaaggaaatggcaaaccactccagtatctttgccaagaaaactccaagtggggaCATGAAGTCAAatgtaactgaacaacaacaaagtgcaATACAGGGAGAGATCTATTTACTACCGTCCTCTTCTGACCCATGTTCAGTTCCTGACCCATGTTTTGTGTTTTCAATTTCAGGAGATTATTGCTGGACTCCCAATCACTAGGAGGTTCTGCAGGTTTAGAGTGACTGAGCAGGCTTCTTTTTGGTCTGGGATTACTGTGCTGGTTATTCCACTGAAGGCTTACACCACTGGGTTAAATGCTAGAACTGAATCAGAGCCCTGATCCTGAGCTCAGAGCCAAAGTACTCTTCAGAACTTATTCCTGCTTAACACTCTGCTAGGATCCTATTTGTTAACTGTTCCACTTTGTCCTGGAATCGTGACCCAAAACTGGGTAATAGGAGACAGAACTGGCTGTGAGATTCCTAGGGatctttttctcctctgatacTTTCCGTCCTGGTGCTCTGTTTCAATCTTGTTTCCATCCCTAAGCTCCAGAATGCTCCCTGTTCTTGCTTCTGTTCCTGCCACTACCTTAGGATACTTTTGCTAAACCATTTCCCCCCTGTTCTTTAATCTGTGTTTTGAAAGACAGCTCtctaagggggaaaggaagaagaatattcTGAGAAATGCAGacgaaataaaaattttaaatatcaataaaatcttattttaaaaaatagcaaaggaAATCAGGAGTTCTACTATATAAATATCCtcaaactctaaatttatgatgctATGGTTAGCTTGATTGAGTCATTTTTTTTAGtcgtatctgactcttcatgaccctatctgtggttttcttggcaaagatcccagaaatttgatatttttttctccagattattttactgatgagcaaactgaaacaaatagtgattgaagctggatttgaactcatgtagatgagtcttcctgactccagatctgccaactctatctactgtaccacatagctgcccttATGTTGCTATGATATCTACTAAATTTAAGTTAAGGCAAGTGATCAGATTTTAAAGACTCTACTGTAACAGCAGGTttcataaactatttttaaagatatttttagaatttgagaAATTAATAGTCAATTATATTGAGTGTCTTAGAGACACTATGTCTaagttatacaaatatatacagcaATAATAGGATCCTAAATAATACATCCTAAACAAAGATTAGTTACAAACTAGATATACAGGCCCAAATCTCTGAATATTAAATCATTCATATTTAAAATCTCTTGCCCAGTTGTACAAAACATCCGATACAGATTCTCTGACATAAGTCTCAATTCTCAACAAATTACCGAAGAGGTTATATATTTGGAAAGGGGGTGTGTGGTGTGTATTTGatgtaagagagaaagagggagaggtggcggggagggaggaaagaaagaagggaaagagggaggaaagaaggaagggaaagaatgagggagaaggaaagagatacaGCAGGGAGATGGAGATTTTAGGAATATGGTTCCAATATAATTAAGTCTATATAAAGAGTAATTCACTATGTGAAATCCATTACATTAAAAGTTGCACTGGGTCAGTATCAGTGAAACACGAAAACATCAGAATAATTAGGTATCTCACCTattccaaacctctcattttacaaataattctaAACATATTCAAATAccaaatattatgaaatattttcagCAAAGAACTATTGTTTTGCTCTTAACCCTTGAAAAAGTATATATGATTAAACAATggaattaaaagcatttttacaaatcAAAGGTGCTTAATGAATTATGGAAGGCTGTGATACCAGATAAATTGCCATAAcagctaaaaaatatttttgaacctCACGTTCaataatcatttcttaaaatattagatgacactttttgtttttacaatttgaAAAGGATAAAAAACCCAGCTATATACTATAATCACATTGTTCAGTGCTGCTAAAAATCCAAAGACAGGAATGTCACTATAAACACCCAAAAAGTCATCACCCAGTCTATCTAGGACCTGTAAGGTCCCCAGTAACATGGCAGCCCACTCTTATTATAAGGACTTTGTGACATTCAGCCCAAACTGACCTCTCTGCAGTTCCTGACATTCTGTCAGATCTCTCCTCAGGGACCAGACTGAAGAAATCTAATGATTCCTTTCTAAAGTGTTATCTTTTCACATACTTAACCACGCCTATCATGTTGAGTTTCCTATTCTCCATGTTAGACATACCTAGTTCAACCTACTTCTACCAATCCTCCCAGACCACCGGCTCAAGGTCCTTTCCTAGCTTGGTTGGCCTCCTCTGGACATTTCCAAGATTTTCAATGTCCTTCTTAATCTGAGGTGCCAGAACTGAACATGATGCTGCAGAGGAGGTGTGATGAGAACAGAAGGCAGTGGGACTATCGCCGTCCTATATCAGGAAGCTTTGCCCCTCCTAATACAATCCAAGCCTGCAGTAGGTTTTTTTGGTTCCACGTCACACTGATGACTCACAGTAAACTTTCAGCCTATTCTAACTCCCAGATATTTTGGAACCACTAGCTATTTCTGCCTCACCCATTTTATACTTATGAAGCTCATTTGTACCTAAATGCGCAGTCATATTTTGCCTAACAGAAGACATTTAAACAGATTCAGTTCTGGCCTTTCAAGATGCTTTTGGTCCACTGTGCTAGCTCTTCTTCCTAGCTTTGTGTCACCTGTAAATGCGATGAGTATACAATCTACATCTTTATTCAAGTCACTGATGAAGTTAAACAGGCCGAGCACATAGATCTCTGGGATTGCTCAATGGTGACCAGTGATGAGCCATACTGATGCTGAACCATTAGTAACCACTCCTTCAATCTGGCCATTCAACCAGTTCTAAATCCATCTGTCTTACCATCTAGGCCACCTCTCTCAGGCTTTCCCACCAGAAATAAGATACTTTATTACGAGCTTTGTTAAAACAATAGAAACTACATCCATAGTACATCTCCTACTATCCAAAAATGGCATGAGGTAAAAATCAGGCATGATCTGTTGCTGATGAAATCATGCTGGCTCTTTGAAATCACCACTTCCTTTCTTAAGAGTGTCAACCATTTCTTTAAGGATCCATTCTAGGATTTTGCCAGGAATCTAAAGTTAACTCAACAGCTTATAGTTTGCAgaatttctcctcttccttttttttgacAATAAAGGACATTTGCCTTTGTACAATCATATGATACCTCTCTCATTTTCCACAATCTTTTAAATATCATTGACAGAAGAATAGCAGAGGAATCACATTTACCAGTTTTTTTCAGAACTCAGTAATGTAGCTCATCAAGACCAATTGTTCTGatttcataaagaaataaaatagctcAGTGTTCTCTTAATCTTTCCTTATGTATCTTGAGTATCCACTGCCTGTGAGTCAcctttgttttgtcatttccaatCTAGAAATCATTCTCctttacaaggaaataaaaataatagaaacacATGGcagctctctctttttctgctgTCTATTTTCACTTTCCCCCACAAGCaaaggttttatttcttttaacatgCTTGCTACTATTTTCCAAGGTCATACTGACACAAATACTTGCTTCTATTTTCTGTacatttctcttaaaaatttAAGTTGACTGGCTGAATTCCCTGCacatttatgtaagtctctctagatcAATCCCATTTTTCCTACTTATTGAAATGATTTCCCTTTGTGTCTTGGGAATTTCATTGCTGAGTATTTCCTGTCCTTCCAGAACTCACTTTATCAGACAAATTTTAGTCCCCAGAAGGTAGCTAAATGGAACAGTGGTTAAAagaggaaaacctgaatttgaatcctgcctcagacacaagCTGCTAGATACTTACTATTACATTCAATACAGTTTTAGGTATATTAGCTCCCAGATCCTGGCACAGTGCTTTATTCACATTAGATACTGAATTAAAGCAATCTCTGCtctatattttaattctttattctgTTAGTTCacacaagaaattattttaacaaataattattatttttcttcctgagagGCTAGTTGGTCCAAGAACCTTAGGTAAAAGTGGAGTCTCCAAAGTAACAAAAAGgaagaggcagttatttccaaaatagaattgattctaatttataagaaatcaagccattctccaattgataaatggtcaaaagatatgaacagacaattgtcagatgaaaaaactgaaactatttctagtcatatgaaaaggtgctctaaatcactattgatcagaaaaatgcaagttaagacaactctgagataccactcttagattggctaagatgacaggaaaagataatggtgaatgttggaggggatgtgggaaaactgggacactgatacattgttgtatattgtgaattgtgaatatattcagccattctggagagtgatttggaactatgctcaaaaagttatcaaactgtgcatacactttgatctaacagtgttactactgggcttatatcccaaaaagatcttaaagaaaggaaaggaacctgtatgtgcaaaaatgtttgtggcagccctctttgtagcggccagaaattggaaactgaatggatgcccatcaattggagaatggctgaataaactgtggtatatggttatggaatattattgttctataagaaataaccaacaggatgatttcagaaaggcctgaagagacttatatgaactgatgctgagtgaaaagagcaggaccaggagatcattatatacttcaacaacaatatcatataatgatcaattcttatgagatgaaccaaatcagttccaatagagcagtaataaattgaaccagctacacccagcaaaagaattctgggaaatgattatgaaccactgcatagaattcccaatccctctaattttctctgcctgtatttttgatttccttcacaggttaattgtatactgtttcaaagtctgattctttttttacagcaaaacaactgtttggacatgtatacatatattgtatttaacttatattttaacatatttaacatgtattggtcaatctgccatctggcgggggtggggaaaaaggaggggaaaacaggccctcttcaacaatgagatgaaccaaattaagttccatttgttcaataatgaaaagaatcaactacacccagcaaaagaactctgggaaatgagtatgaatcaCTACACAGCATTtgcaatccctctgtttttgtctacctgcattttttatttccttcacaggttaattgtacattatttcaaagctcAATTCTTCTTgcacaacaaaataactgtatggatagatatacatatattgtatttaatatatacttttaacatatttaacatgaattggtctacctgccatctggaggagggggtggggggaaagaggggaaaaaattggaacaagaggttttgcaattgtcaatgctgaaaaatcacccatgcatctatcttgtaaataaaaagctataattaaaaaagaaagaaaaagaaaaggaagaggcaaACACAGACATGTTTCATCATCTTTACAAATTAGCTAATGACCAACTTAGTGACATTTATGACAAAGGCTTCCATAACTGAATGGGAGTGGTGAGAATGTCCTCAGGTAGCCACCTGCTACTTTCACCCTGAACCGCACAGAGCTAGCCCCAAGGGAAAGAATATGATGCAGAAACCCAAAGCTGGAGGGTTTATGAAACGCAGCATAATCAGTGCCTCTGCTGAAGGAAGGACAGGAACAAAGAGGAGGAGTCACACTGCTGAAGCCCTACCAGAGGATTGTTTACCTAACGAAGCCAGCAGCTCGTAATTCATGCGCATCACATCTCTGTACAGTTCCTTCTGCCTCTTGTCTAGCATTGCCCACTCCTCACGGGTGAAATACACTGCCACGTCCTCAAACACCACTGGAAGCTCCTCAAACACCACTGGCACTTCCTGAAACATCCCCTCTTCAGAAGGATCCTGCAATAAAAAGCATTGGGCACTCAGTATCCCCAGAAGTCCAAACACCACTCACAAACTCCATATGGCCCTTCTCAGAGCCCATCCCCTGCTGGACAAAAAAGTCCAGCAAGGTCCCAAAAACTCCCTAGAGTTCCTGAGGAAATAGTTTATTTAGCATCATGGTACCTGAGGTATATAATCAAAGTAACCCCCCTAGGCAAGCTTAGGCAGGAAAA
Protein-coding sequences here:
- the ZNF862 gene encoding zinc finger protein 862 isoform X3, whose amino-acid sequence is MESGESGQMLVTFDDITVYLLQEEWMLLGEQQKELCGSDKLVAPLGTPIANPELFCKLEGGVEPWLVDAPGPRKFLNHHLGNHKRRSMGEVDIQGPTGEVGVHLPPRKKACVSHLSHPGYDNVEDDSIGKAKKILRPRSIQKSWFQQFPWLIMNEEQTALFCSACREYPSVRDKRSRLIEGYTGPFKVETLKYHAKSKAHKFCVNALAAKDPVWAARFDSIREASENVLTSAEHLFNADYPVLYPPGSLGDYDGLVELFPNSRSELGDAIENGTASALYLDCISDVRQNDVINDICTSSNINSLFDDSTEFSCQDPSEEGMFQEVPVVFEELPVVFEDVAVYFTREEWAMLDKRQKELYRDVMRMNYELLASLGPASAKPDLISKLERRAAPWIKDPNGPKWGKGRPPGKKKTVVTTKDVDTPVSAEEAGLPEVCDSCPSPGHTETGDMTGKVKKTYRPRSIQKSWFGQFSWLISDPEETTLFCSACKERPSLHDRSSRLVKGYTGPFKVETLKYHEVSKAHKLCVNTAEVKEDAPRAALVPVVPEISSDLMANMEHFFNAAYSIAYHSRPLNDFEKVLQLLQSTGTMILGKYRNRTACTQFIKYISETLKKEILDDIRHSPCMSVLLDSSTDSSDQSCVGIYIRYFKEMEVKESYITLAPLYSETVDGYFETIISALDELDIPFRKPGWVVGLGTDGSAMLSCKGGLVEKFQEIIPQLLPVHCVAHRLHLAVVDACGSIDLVKKCDRHIRTVFKFYQSSNKRLNELQVGAAALEQEIVRLKDLNAIRWVASKRRTLNALIVSWPALASHLQSVAEAGGQIGHRAKGMLKLMKSFHFIKFCHFLLDFLSIYRPVSEVCQKEIVLITEVNSTLERAYIALETLLHQAGPKEEEFNSSFKEGQLHGILLDRMEMAEQRFQADREKMILTGIEYLQRRFDTDQSAQLKNMEVFDTMAWPDGIELVNFGNNEILNLARHFELSLPPGYSKEGLLDEWLGLKTIAKHLPFSMLCKNALSQRSRFPLLSQLMAVVICVPISTSCCERGFSAMNRIKTEERTKLSNEVINMLMMTAVNGVAVTEYDPQPAIQHWYLTSSGRRFSHVYTCAQVPPRYDAGRC